GCCCCATACCGTTGGGTTTAGGGTCCCGTCTCCCCGTGCCCCGACCCCTCTCTGTGCCCCCCTTACCCTCAGCAGAGGACTCAGAGGACGCGGCGGTGCCGGCGGCGCTGTCCCcggtggcggcggtggcggcggcgcggcggcgcggCGACGAGGACGTGACGGCGGCGGGGTGGCGCGGGCGGCGCAAGCACGTCTTCGTGCTGAGCGAGGCGGGGAAGCCCATCTACTCGCGGCACGGCAACGAGGAGGCGCTGGCGGCCACCATGGGCGTGATGATGGCGCTCGTCTCCTTCATCCAGAGCGGCGGCAACGCCATCCGCGCCATCTGCTCGggtacggggccggggggacgcgggggggggggggggacgcggggcggggggaggaaTGAGAACAAAACGGGTCGTGGATGGGCGCGACGGCCGGCACCGAAAATGGTTGGGTTTGGGCGCCCTGGCCCCAAAATCTCTTTGATTTGGACATCCTGGCCCCAAAATCTGTTGGATTTGGAGATCCCGGCCCCAAAATCTGTTGGATTTGGACATCCCAGCCCCAAAATCAGTTGGATTTGGATTTGTTGACGTCCCGGTCCCAAAATCTGTTGGATTTGTACTCCCTGGCCCCAACATCGGTTGGATTTGGACATCCCGGCCCCAAAATCTGTTGGATTTGGACATCCTGTCGGTTGGATTTGGACCCCGGTCTGTTGGATTGGACCCCTGCCCCAAAATCTGTTGGATTTGTACTCCCTGGCCCCAACATCGGTTGGATTTGGACGCCCTGGCCCCAAAATCTGTTGGATTTGGACATCCCGGCCCCAAAATCAGTTGGATTGGACGTCCCGGCCCCCAAATCTGTTGGATTTGGACATCCTGGCCCCAAAATCTGTTGGATTTGTATTCCCTGGCCCCAAAAGTAGATGGATTTGGACATCCTGACCCCCAAAATAGTTGAATTTGTAAATCCTGAGCCCCCAAACAGCCGCATTCACGCACTCTGATCCCCAAAATCTGTTGGATTTGGACGTCTCAGCCCCCAAATCTGTTGGATTTGGATATCCCGACCCCAAAATCTGTTGGATTTGGACGTCCTGGCCCCAAAACCAGCAGCTTTCTCACATCCTGACCCCCCAAAATAGTTGAATTTGTAAACCCTGAGCCCCAAAATGGCCACATCCACACTCTGATTCCCCGATGAGCTGAATTTGCACGTCCTGACCCCAAAACCCGCCATAACCACGCAccccgaccccaaaaccccacaatCTCCCaccctgaccccaaaaccccccataTTTGCACTCCCTgaccctaaatccccccaatctcccaccccaacccccaaaaccccccaatcTTCCCccgacccccaaatcccccatatccccactccttgacccccaaatcccccacatccccacaccTTGACCCCCAAATCCATTATAACCCCAcacccagacccccaaatcccccatatccccacacccagaccccccaaatcccccacatccccacaccccaacccccaaatcccccgtaACCCCACACCCCGAAAACGCCCCATCCCCACACCCCGACCCCCAAAttgacccccaaatcccctataACCCCACACCTTGACCCCCCAAGATAACCCCACAAAAACGCTCTATATCCCCAcacccagacccccaaatcccctataACCCCACACACCCTGacccccaaatcgcccccatatATCCCCActcccagacccccaaatcccctataACCCCACACCccgacccccaaatcccctataaccccccacATATCCccaacccccaaatcccccatatccccacaccccgacccccaaatcccccacgTCCCCGACACCctgacccccaaatcccccacgTCCCCGCACCCTGACCCCCAACCCCTCCCGCAGAGGACCGCACGCTGGTGTTCGAGCAGCGGGGCCCGCTGCTGCTGGTCTCGGTGTCCCGCACGCGGCAGTCGGCCGCCCAGCTGCGCCGCGAGCTGGCCTTCGTCCACGAGCAGATCCTCAGCCTCCTCACCCGCGGCGGCATCGCCCGCGTCTTCGCCCGCCGCCGCGGCTACGACCTCCGGCGCCTCCTCGCCGGGGCCGAGGCCGTCCTCGACCGCCTCTTGGCCGGCGCGGCGGCCGACGGCCGCCTCCTGCTGGGGGCCGCCCGCTGCctcccgctgccggccccgctgcgccgCGCCGTCTCGGGGGCTctgcgccgcgccgccgccgccaccgtcCCCGCGCCCGCCTTGGCGCTGCTGGCGGTGGGAGGCCGGCTGCTGACGGCGGCGAGGCAGCGGGCGCTGGCGGAGGACGGGAGGCTGTGCGCCAGCGACCTCCACCTCCTGCTCAACCTGCTGGGGGTGGGCGCCGGCGCGGGCGAGGTGTGGACGCCGGTGTGCCTGCCCCGCTTCAACCCCGACGGGTACTTCTACGCCTACGCGGCGGCGctggccgaggaggaggaggagggcgccGGGGCGGTGACGCTCATCCTGCTGTCGACGGAGCGCGAGGGCTTCTACGCGGCGGCCGGGTGCCGGCGGAGGCTGGAGGCGGCGCTGCGGGCACAAGGGTGGCTGGCGGAGCTGGGggcggcggtgcggggcggcgCGGGCTACGGCCCCTCTCGCCCCGGCGCCCCCGAGCTCCGCCATTTCCTCTACAAGCCGCTGGAGGGGCCCGAGGAGATGCAGCAGCTGCCGCAGTTCACGAGGTGCGAGGCCGGTTTTTGGGGGTGAACGGAATGATTTCGGGCGTCCCCCGCCAACCCCTCGCGGGtaggttgggggggggggggggcctgacgcccgccgtgccccccgcagccccgagcTGGAGGAGCCGTACGGCACGGAGGAGGAGCAGCATCGCCTCTTCGACCTCTACCACTACCTGCACAGCCGCGTGCACTGCCCCCGGCGGCCCCTGCGCCTGCTCTACCACGTGGCCGAGAAGGAGACGCTGTTGGCTTGGgtgagcggggcgggggccCTCAGTAGGTTCCAGGGCGACCGGCGGCGGCGTGCGCGGCGCCGTCAGTAGGCTCCAGAGTTAACGGGAGGCGGCGGGCGCAGGTGACGAGCAAGTTCGAGCTGTACGGCTGCTTCAGCCCGCTGGTGACCAAGGCGGGGGCCATCGGCGTGCTCACCAAGCTGCTGCGCTGGATCAAGAAGGAGGAGGATTGGCTCTTCATCCGCTACCCGCCGCCCTACTGCGCCGCCCCCGGGCGCCCCGAGGAGGCCGAGGGCTGAGGCTCGGCCCCCCcagggggcgtgggggggggggggggtggaataaAACGCCGCCAGGAGAAAACGCTCCCCACGCTTCTTTGGGTTTAATCGGCCGGTGGTGACGTCACGGGGGTGTGATGTCATCACTGTGTGACGTCACGGGGTGTGACGTCACGGGGGGTGTGACGTCATGGGGTGGGACAAGGCGCACACGGTTTGGGTCCCGGTGCCCCGCGGTTCCGCCATTTTGTCTCTGTCGCGTCCGCCATTTTGCCTCAGGGACAAGGCGGGAAGAGGTGAGAGGGAACGGTGGAGACTGCTGAGAGGGAAAGGTGggaaaagggcaagaaaaagaggaaaaaggtaagaaaaagtgagagggagaggtgggaaaaggtgagagaaaaaggaaggaaaagatgaggGGGAAAAGTGGGAAACGCTGAGGAAAAGGGCaagaaaagctgagaggaaaaggcaggaatTGCTGACAGGAGAAGGTGGGAAAAGCTGcaaaaaagggcaagaaaaggTGAGAGGAAAAGGTGGGAAAAGCCATtagaaaaagggcaagaaaatctgagaggaaaaactgagaaaaagggcaggaaaagctgagaggaaaaggcaagaaaagctgaaaggaaaaggcaggtAAAGCTGAGGGAAAAGGgcaagaaaagctgagagaaaaaggcaagaaatgcTGAGAGGAAAAGATGggaaaagccattaaaaaaagggcaagaaaagcTATAAGAAAGAGATGGGAATTGTtgagaggaaaagggggaaagcCATTAGAAAAGGGCAGGAAAAGCTGAGAGGAAAAGGtgggaaaagctgagaaaaacggcaagaaaagctgagagaaaaaggcaggagaaaaaagctgacaggaaaaggcaggaaaaggtGAGAGGAAAAGGTGGgaaaagctgaggaaaaggGCAAGAAAATATGAGAGGAAAAGGTGGGAAAAGGTgagaggaaaaggcaggaattgctgagaggaaaatgttggaaaagctgagaaaaagggcaagaaaagctgagaggaaaaggtgggaaaacgtgggagaaaaaatgaaagaaaagacgagaggaaaaggcaggaatCACTGACAGGAAAAGGCATgaaaagctgaggaaaagggcaagaaaaggtgagagaaaaaagagaaaatgtgacaggaaaaggcaaggaaagTTGATGGGAAAGGGTGGGAAGAGCTGAGAGAAAAAGGTACGAAAAagaggaaagggcaggaaaaggtaggaaaaactgaaaaggtGGGAATTGCT
The nucleotide sequence above comes from Anser cygnoides isolate HZ-2024a breed goose chromosome 29, Taihu_goose_T2T_genome, whole genome shotgun sequence. Encoded proteins:
- the MON1B gene encoding vacuolar fusion protein MON1 homolog B isoform X1; translation: MAAAAPGSSPREGSPEPPAEDSEDAAVPAALSPVAAVAAARRRGDEDVTAAGWRGRRKHVFVLSEAGKPIYSRHGNEEALAATMGVMMALVSFIQSGGNAIRAICSEDRTLVFEQRGPLLLVSVSRTRQSAAQLRRELAFVHEQILSLLTRGGIARVFARRRGYDLRRLLAGAEAVLDRLLAGAAADGRLLLGAARCLPLPAPLRRAVSGALRRAAAATVPAPALALLAVGGRLLTAARQRALAEDGRLCASDLHLLLNLLGVGAGAGEVWTPVCLPRFNPDGYFYAYAAALAEEEEEGAGAVTLILLSTEREGFYAAAGCRRRLEAALRAQGWLAELGAAVRGGAGYGPSRPGAPELRHFLYKPLEGPEEMQQLPQFTSPELEEPYGTEEEQHRLFDLYHYLHSRVHCPRRPLRLLYHVAEKETLLAWVTSKFELYGCFSPLVTKAGAIGVLTKLLRWIKKEEDWLFIRYPPPYCAAPGRPEEAEG
- the MON1B gene encoding vacuolar fusion protein MON1 homolog B isoform X2 is translated as MAAAAPGSSPREGSPEPPEDSEDAAVPAALSPVAAVAAARRRGDEDVTAAGWRGRRKHVFVLSEAGKPIYSRHGNEEALAATMGVMMALVSFIQSGGNAIRAICSEDRTLVFEQRGPLLLVSVSRTRQSAAQLRRELAFVHEQILSLLTRGGIARVFARRRGYDLRRLLAGAEAVLDRLLAGAAADGRLLLGAARCLPLPAPLRRAVSGALRRAAAATVPAPALALLAVGGRLLTAARQRALAEDGRLCASDLHLLLNLLGVGAGAGEVWTPVCLPRFNPDGYFYAYAAALAEEEEEGAGAVTLILLSTEREGFYAAAGCRRRLEAALRAQGWLAELGAAVRGGAGYGPSRPGAPELRHFLYKPLEGPEEMQQLPQFTSPELEEPYGTEEEQHRLFDLYHYLHSRVHCPRRPLRLLYHVAEKETLLAWVTSKFELYGCFSPLVTKAGAIGVLTKLLRWIKKEEDWLFIRYPPPYCAAPGRPEEAEG